In one window of Notolabrus celidotus isolate fNotCel1 chromosome 15, fNotCel1.pri, whole genome shotgun sequence DNA:
- the znf644a gene encoding zinc finger protein 644a translates to MAAEMSCLADVDEDDKDAEPEINAFTLLQEPVRMPQESASCTDSFNKPSSKQNSVLDALSNTDMLSSVGLGNGPSSHQATQAHDLNSLSTDKEESKSITPLKNVQEIDTAGIWGFDEDSPDNSLDNFSGASNLHWDPHKEFMQFLWESHGDSPGEEPKDEVPSANNRRRRKRKMDMVVMVDPSEDLYPDLSPKSSEELSDAEGLEDSSKSQGSRKFSQSPTEKVSKYPNGSVKAIKDILYNGPARNSHENSINCGLSPLKRRLTMNSHSEEKPKCYPCSKCKLIFQKEHHLRRHMKTHVDHPNISPKPFICRECGQAFRQSVSLIAHMSVHQEKREQLTKEIKGMNDKKKQEGKKLFCPQCPFVTNCPNTFVQHAKTHEKDKRKFRCDKCSFRSLDENDLRRHTILQHTVITVGKRVENEDPGSFACNSCSYRAFSKSVFKNHLLRRHQQTYEEYEALQCIERKTSPFKEKHGPTCETPVGDAEFTSKILIKDHISSKRASSPCESSNISDLFKHTKIRRGLKPQLTESKLDKSINVLLSRQRHGKKTAELKKESNNCSTSVQNSKSDKDGSDQLPQTLAVKVEDSGLSPVCDRVLWNEGKSDLNCISAPKMYEDQSTVKKSPSKRKMSTPYRNTSDQDSCFILPKPSPKKINQDEESDYDENDVFTFKEADFNTNRFDKDIKKEKPNIIYTYSRRMSMRGALQASKRLFEKIKTEEQDPDQDEDEDEDHEQDQDNPEIKEECMETEVFQENFETHQIPLSESFSDDMSDSESDRKNCPYCPAIFESGVGLSNHVRGHLHRAGLSYNARHEVPPEQVASHDRRPRIRRRMSAFRRLRKALQMESESEAVKSIHSCPLCGDSFDNRTGQSNHIRGHLKKLGKTFSKKSKSPLFLLRELMRDKKEFQRALQILGKRRNHFQYGVSPKLSGVDCFRSHPIGIPKRNSISSVCTETGPRIFPTFSLAEMESDKRQLETKLDVKNSLSGTTALIGILKKRKCQEDARPKGSFQMSRNPLAVPSNGELCPGSRVASSLPRSTSEKGEFNRKVCVHCNASFHSGVSLSNHLRAYAKRKRTALEEGTTFDCKIRRQRSRPGPKKKTLPLPQTPEEMYRLTCRFCDLVFQGPLSVQEDWIKHLQRHIMNTSVPHTGLGMVEVTSLSKTLKTDQDSSLTATNAAS, encoded by the exons atGGCAGCTGAAATGTCATGTCTGGCAGATGTTGATGAAGATGACAAAGATGCAGAACCTGAGATCAATGCCTTCACACTCCTCCAGGAGCCTGTGAGAATGCCACAAGAATCTGCCTCTTGCACTGATTCTTTCAACAAGCCTTCTTCAAAACAGAACAGTGTCCTAGATGCTCTGTCAAACACAGATATGCTGTCTTCAGTTGGCCTGGGAAATGGACCATCCTCGCACCAGGCTACACAAGCCCATGATCTCAACAGTCTCTCCACAGACAAAGAAGAGTCAAAAAGCATCACTCCACTAAAAAATGTGCAGGAAATTGACACCGCAGGAATTTGGGGTTTTGACGAAGACTCACCTGATAACTCGTTGGATAATTTTAGTGGTGCCAGTAACCTTCATTGGGACCCTCACAAAGAGTTTATGCAGTTTCTATGGGAGAGCCATGGTGACTCCCCTGGTGAGGAGCCTAAAGATGAGGTACCTTCTGCCAATAATCGAAGGAGAAGGAAACGGAAAATGGATATGGTTGTCATGGTGGATCCTTCAGAGGACCTTTATCCTGATCTGAGCCCCAAGTCATCTGAAGAGTTATCTGATGCCGAAGGCCTTGAAGACTCTAGCAAAAGCCAAGGGTCTAGGAAGTTTTCCCAGTCACCAACTGAAAAAGTGTCCAAGTACCCCAATGGATCCGTGAAGGCCATCAAGGACATTCTTTACAATGGACCTGCAAGAAATTCACATGAGAACAGTATAAATTGTGGACTTTCACCACTGAAAAGAAGGCTGACAATGAATTCTCATTCAGAGGAGAAGCCTAAATGTTACCCTTGCTCAAAATGTAAGCTCATTTTCCAGAAAGAACATCATTTGCGTCGTCATATGAAGACCCACGTTGACCATCCTAACATCTCGCCAAAGCCCTTTATATGCCGCGAATGTGGACAGGCCTTCAGACAAAGTGTTTCACTGATTGCGCACATGTCTGTCCACCAGGAAAAGAGAGAACAACTCACCAAAGAGATCAAAGGCATGaatgataaaaagaaacaagaggGAAAAAAGCTTTTCTGCCCTCAGTGCCCATTTGTTACAAACTGCCCAAATACGTTTGTTCAACATGCAAAAACCCATGAGAAGGACAAAAGGAAGTTTAGATGTGACAAATGTAGCTTCAGGTCTCTGGATGAAAATGATCTAAGGAGGCATACCATTTTGCAGCACACCGTGATCACAGTTGGGAAGCGGGTCGAGAATGAGGACCCTGGATCTTTTGCTTGTAACAGTTGTTCTTATCGAGCTTTTAgcaaaagtgtttttaaaaatcacctTTTGCGACGCCATCAACAAACTTACGAGGAATACGAAGCTTTGCAGTGtattgaaagaaaaacatcccCATTCAAGGAGAAGCATGGGCCTACTTGTGAAACACCTGTTGGAGATGCAGAGTTTACATCCAAAATCTTGATAAAAGATCACATCTCTTCTAAAAGAGCTTCCTCACCGTGTGAGTCCAGTAACATTTCAGACTTGTTCAAACATACTAAGATTAGGAGAGGTCTCAAGCCCCAACTAACAGAATCAAAGCTTGACAAGTCTATTAATGTTCTCCTGTCTCGACAAAGACATGGAAAGAAGACCGCAGAACTGAAGAAGGAAAGCAATAATTGCAGCACATCTGTCCAGAATTCAAAAAGTGACAAAGACGGCTCAGATCAGTTGCCACAAACATTAGCTGTCAAGGTTGAAGATTCAGGTTTATCTCCAGTTTGCGATAGGGTGCTATGGAATGAAGGCAAGAGTGATCTTAACTGCATTAGTGCACCCAAGATGTATGAAGATCAGTCAACAGTCAAAAAGTCCCCGTCTAAACGAAAGATGTCCACCCCATATCGCAATACCTCTGATCAAGACTCATGCTTCATCTTACCAAAACCAAGCCCCAAGAAAATAAACCAGGATGAAGAGTCGGACTATGACGAAAATGATGTTTTTACGTTCAAGGAGGCAGATTTCAACACCAACCGTTTTGACAAGGACATCAAGAAAGAAAAACCCAACATCATTTACACGTATAGCAGAAGAATGTCCATGAGGGGTGCTCTGCAAGCCTCTAAAAGGCTGTTTGAAAAGATAAAGACCGAGGAGCAAGACCCAGACCAAGACGAAGATGAAGACGAAGACCATGAACAAGACCAAGATAACCCCGAAATCAAAGAAGAATGCATGGAAACCGAAGTATTTCAAGAAAACTTTGAGACCCATCAAATACCGCTGAGTGAATCCTTCTCAGACGATATGTCAGACTCAGAATCCGACCGTAAGAACTGTCCATATTGTCCCGCTATCTTTGAGTCAGGTGTTGGGTTGTCCAATCATGTCAGAGGGCATCTTCATAGGGCTGGACTAAGCTACAACGCACGCCATGAAGTGCCTCCTGAGCAGGTAGCCTCTCATGATAGAAGACCACGAATTCGACGGAGGATGTCTGCATTCCGCAGATTGAGAAAAG CGTTACAGATGGAGTCAGAGTCTGAAGCTGTGAAGAGCATTCACTCCTGCCCATTATGTGGGGACTCATTTGATAACAGGACTGGACAGTCCAACCACATACGGGGCCACCTCAAAAAGCTTGGTAAAACTTTTTCCAAAAAGAGCAAATCTCCATTATTTTTACTCCGGGAGCTGATGCGTGACAAGAAGGAGTTCCAGCGAGCACTCCAAATTTTAGGAAAGAGACGAaaccatttccaatatggtgttTCACCAAAGCTGTCCGGTGTAGATTGTTTCAGGTCACACCCCATTGGAATCCCAAAAAGGAATTCTATTTCAAGTGTTTGCACTGAAACCGGACCACGGATTTTCCCCACGTTTTCTTTAGCAGAAATGGAATCTGATAAAAGGCAACTAGAGACTAAGCTGGATGTAAAAAATTCACTCTCTGGCACAACTGCCTTAATAGGAattctgaagaagaggaagtgtCAGGAAGATGCCAGACCAAAGGGGTCCTTTCAGATGTCAAGAAACCCATTAGCAGTTCCTTCAAATGGTGAGCTCTGTCCAGGATCAAGAGTTGCATCTTCACTGCCACGGTCAACATCAG AGAAAGGTGAATTCAACAGGAAGGTGTGTGTCCATTGCAATGCATCTTTCCATAGCGGCGTTAGCTTGTCAAATCACCTCCGGGCATATGCAAAACGAAAAAGGACTGCCTTAGAGGAAGGAACAA CATTTGACTGTAAAATAAGGAGACAACGCTCAAGGCCTGGTCCAAAGAAGAAGACACTGCCCTTACCACAAACTCCAGAGGAAATGTACAGACTCACCTGCAG GTTCTGTGACCTCGTCTTCCAGGGCCCCCTTTCTGTCCAGGAGGactggatcaaacatttacagagacaCATAATGAACACTAGTGTCCCTCACACGGGGCTTGGCATGGTAGAGGTCACCTCGCTGTCCAAAACCCTTAAGACTGACCAAGACAGCTCTCTGACGGCCACAAACGCTGCCTCATGA